ATTGCAGTTCATGGTTTCGTCAAAGGCCTGGTCTAAATAAAAGTTTCTATGGTAAATGTAACAAGTACCTGGAAAAAAGTTTTGCATCAATTCATACATTGAGGATTTAAATGTCCCTTTTCTGTATTACGCACAAAGAATGCTTAAACTCTGTAAGTTCAAATGTGTAAACAAAGAACGACTGCAGATTCCGGAGAATGTTCAAGGAAACTTGTTTGtaaccaaaacataaaaatcaaacttcaaaaaaaaagaattatctTCTGAAATATCGATGGAAAGATCAATTTTACAGGCGTCTAAGTAGACATTCATTTGAAGCAGGACTGGCTCACAGTCGGCAGAACACTTAAACCTATTAAGCTGCAATTTAGCATCGAGCTCAGTGCTAGTTCCGTATCTATGGTAACACCCAGGCGCTAACGTCATGAAAACAGAGAAGCGGTGCAATGTGAGGTCACTACGGAGCATGCTCAGAGGGGCTGTACATACTTGCCCACTGTGATGTGGAAATTTCCAGCTACTTTGTTGACGTAGAGGTGCCCGTGTATccgacaggcagagagaggctgggtgggtgtgtcctccctggtgggggaggggggggcagaggggcagagaCATCAGAGAcatggagagggggtggggttagatGATGATGTGCCTAAAAGTATACACAGGCAGCCATCATACTGACAAGCATAAATTCACAGTGTCTGCTGTTCTTAAGTTAGCGCTATTAATTCAGACCTgagataaagacagagagacagaggaagagatacagaaaacaagagtaagagaaagagagagacagaaagtgagagcaggagatggagaaagagagacaaagagagaggggcacacagacagacagacagacagacaggcagaacagaacagaacagaacagaacagaaccaaAAACACCTGATACAGTCCCAGCCCTAGTCCCCAGTGCTGTGAATTCTCACCGTGGGGGCAAGGCTGTTGGGGACCCCTTCAGAATGCTCTTGAACAGGACGTCCTGCAGAGAGTGCTCCTCTCGCAGCCTGTCCTGGATCAGGAGGAGggtcctggggagggagggacagggaaaTCCACTTAACATAGCGGGCTGAACATGACACTCCACTTAACATACTGCTCTGAACACCATACTGCACTTAACATAGCATTCAAAACACGACTCCATTTAACATATCGCTCTGAACATCACACCAATCTAAcagcaaatttatttaaaataaatgtatcacAATTGCTTACGTTGTTTAATCAGTTAAGGTTTCAAATatgctaaacacacacagttagtTCTTTatagtgttacaataaaactTCAGACACAGCTTGCTCTTAATGGGATCATAGCAAAACTCCACACACTCTTAAGGTAGCTCACCTGTGCCATAGTCTTTGCTGGGGAGAGAGCTCAAAAATGACCTGGAATAAAGTCAAGCAGAAAGGAGTTCATATCGCAGCAATGAATCTACAATAAAATCAGCTATAGCATCAGGACAGTTCAGTAAAATTCCCATGGATgcctttgatttaatttaacaggAAGTGTACCTGGGGGATAAAATGAACAccattgttttaatgaaacaggaagtgtattgggggtgggggggataaaGTTCTACTGACCGGTTCATACTCCAGGCCATCTGATGCTACCATGGTCTCAGCCAGATCCAGCACATCCGCACCGATGTCTGCAACAACGCAAGAGAAACTGTGAACATATGCACACGCGCAGTGACGTctgaaacaatgcaaaaaaagccaaataacaTCTGCACATCTGCACCAACATCTGCAACCAGGCAAAAACAACTGAGAACATCTGGCTGCACAACCAGATCAAAGTCTACAACAACGCAAAAGCCCTGTTGAACATTatctgaaacacaaaaatagcGCAATATGTCTTCACTAACAACACAAGCCTACAGAAACATCACGTGTGCCCAACAGCTACAGCTGAACATGCAAATATCATCATTTGCATCAAACAGAAACAACTACAAGGAAGTTCAATGCCATCCCTGCAGCCACAAAAATCCTGTAAAGCCACAGTTTCCTTTCACAAAGCACCAGTGAGCATTCTTAGTTTCAGACTGGATGTTTATTGAGATGAAAAGCAAAGTAATGCCATATTGTGTTATTTAGCCTACATATTCTGTTCTCAGAACCTCAGGAAGAACAGGTTCTGGATACAGACTGAGCACCTTGAACATTGACACATCTACAGAACCAGCCAGTGAGGCCACAGATCCTAAACCACACCCCCCCGCACAATTCTAACCACACCCTCACATCATGGTCCCACCTCCAAATGGTCTGCTAAGAGAAACATACTGCCCCAGAAGACTGGTGTGTAATGTCTGTATTGTAATTACACTGCGTATTTTGTGAGACATAAAAATTTCCTAAGAGCACAGCACATTATTTAGAATCGGAATCAGGcaccagaaaatgaaaattatactTACGCTGACATCTCATAGCAACTGTTATATCTATATTAATTCTTAATttactgaaaaagaaagaaaagaaaaaacacatcaaattaCAACCTTGGAATTTCATGTAGCCGAGCagcccatttaaaaacaaatcatctTTATGATACTCATGATATTCCTATCATCTTATTGAAATGATAGGCTAAGTGTTATAATCAAGTCTGCACTTAACAAACTTTGTACTGTCAAGCTAAAGTCATTCATTCTATTAATATCTGTGCAGCACATGAACTACTATGTCTACCTGTCATAAGACAAAACTGAGTTTAACAGCCAGATACAATTTAGTCACACTTCAAGGTGAACAACCAGACCTatacagaaaaaacaacactAAGAACAACTTTCATCCTCCCACAACACTCTGCTACAAAACTACAGCCTAGGATCTCTGGCATGGTCAGGTGCTGCCTTCTTACAGATAAGAAGCAACTCAGCTTTCAGAGGGTTGAAGAGTTTCTGAAAATGTACCTAGAATTAAAGGGGTTTCTGAAAACCTACCTGGAAAAGTCCTTGTCTACCTCATACTGGTACCTCATCCAGGTGTCTTGGTACACAAAGAACTCAAAAAAGGCCAGGAGTGCCATCGCAGTGAAGGCGATGAGAGACACTGTGAGAcgaagacgaggaggaggatgaggaagaggaggaaagcaGACACCAATCACCACTCAGATCACCTCTCTGCAAGCATCAATTACATCCTCTCGTCCAGAAAACCTTACTTGTGATTCTGACATCAAACAGCTTTTTCAGAAAGTAAAGTCCCACTGACAAACCACAGTCAGGTCAAAGTCAAGGTCACCTCACCACAGCAGTCAAAAGATTTACAAGCACAACTGAACAGCAAAGCGTTCAGGTCTCCAGCTTAGCACAGGCATAACCATTAACACTGTAaggtctacacacacacacacacacacacatactaaacGCATGACTTCTGTATCTATGTCTGTACATGTTgagcaattaaaaacaaatgccagAACAGCAGATGTCAAATACAGGAACTCTTAAATCGACATGGACAAATGTAAACACGTGAAAAGGGTCAAAGCTCATGTCCAATCCTTAGACTGgaacaccagtcacacacacgtcTCCCTGATCTATGTGCAGATGGTAACACACCAGTTCCTCCACTCGCTGTAGTTTCTACGTAGCTTTCGGGAACCTTTGGGAAAGCGTCTAGTTCCTTCACCAGGTTGAGAGCTTTCTTCCGGGACAGCCGCCTCATCTTCGGGAGAATCCTCCACTGCCTCCCTCATAAATTCAACCTGAACATTCAACAGTAAATCATTTACACCTTTATCTATAACATTTTATTTCGGAATTCAACACAATGCATCACATTGCTCACTTTTAGTTACCATTAAATAGCGATCGTTCGCTGAAATCTGAGAACCAGGAAATGTGCTTCGTGTGCCCGTACGGACAGATACTGTCAATAAGCGCGTTACAGGTCAGTAAGGTTAGCTATACCAGTGCCGCTAGCATGCTAGTTTATCTTAGCAGACACACCACTTTCGTGACGTGGTGTTGGCTTGCTGGAGTATCCCGGCGACCAACTACAAAGCTTACTAGGAAATAAAACAGTATCTTAGAGCGATTATGTAGCTTTTTTGCATAAAGGTAAATGTTTGAAACGGTAATTCAGCACAGACATGCCGCGCAACGTCAGATAACAATAAAACGTTTAAATAAGGGCTGGCAAAGTATGACGGAAACTGAGGAAGATAAACCAGCAAGGCTGCTGCTGTTGCGTTTGCTTAGCCTACGAGCTAGTCTAACAAACATCAGCTTCTTACCTCGGGTGCATACGTCTACAAAATGTTAGGTTCCCGTTGAAATCTTTGACGGACAGTGTGCTGTTAGTCAAACACGggtttcatatttcattattgtTCAACTGTAAATTATTCCAGGCGTGTATGAGGTTTTCTACGCTTGTGAACCGCTGACCCCGTTAGAACCATAGAGCTTCTCAGCTAGACGAAAGCATATAATCTCAACTCCGAGAGCGCCCCCTGAGCATTCCGCGTAGTTACAAGAGTGCATTTGATCCATCGGTTTGATCCTTTTTTCCACGGTCTGTATTTTGATCAGATATACGCAAGTTCGCTCCATGTGGTTCACGTTTTCTATGCTGCGCTGAGCTATTTCTCAtttattggttaaaaataaCACGTCTTAACATATCATTTATCCACATTCTCTAACCTCAATACGTTTTCTCTCTTATTCCTTTTGCACGAGAGAAAAGTGCCTGCTGAGGGAGTCAGAGGCTTACCACAAGAAATAGAGACTCCTAAGAAGCGCGTCTGTGGTTCATAGTTCTGGCAAGATTGATAGCGAGACATTTGCCCACGCTTAACATTGTGCATTTTCCATATCCATTTTCTCAATGTATACAAAAATGCTGAGCGTTTCCACATAGTGAGCGTGAgttcaaataatttcatttttattaataccACAAACTCTTCCATGGGTGaaaaacataacttttttttattgaacctgGAGACAGACATTACTCCCAATACTGAGTACTGTACTGACACACTCTTTGGTTAGTGATGTTTCATGCAGTgttaaaattgtacattttttcctAGAGCCATCACAGTTAATTTACCAATCCAAAcgtcatttttcattcatcatACAGATATAAAAAGCACTACTCTATTTATACATCATTTACAACTTTACTAGTTTCActcgttaaaaaaaacttgaagaaAGCAGCTCTGGTCACTAACAGTGTTCAGTTTTAATCTGGGGTCACATAACTTTATTTTGCATAAATAAtctaccaataaataataaaacacatggTAAGTGGTGACCAAAAAGAAATTGACATTTTGTGCTTTTCTAATTCAcccttgaaaaacaaaatcccaA
The nucleotide sequence above comes from Anguilla rostrata isolate EN2019 chromosome 7, ASM1855537v3, whole genome shotgun sequence. Encoded proteins:
- the ergic2 gene encoding endoplasmic reticulum-Golgi intermediate compartment protein 2 — protein: MRRLSRKKALNLVKELDAFPKVPESYVETTASGGTVSLIAFTAMALLAFFEFFVYQDTWMRYQYEVDKDFSSKLRINIDITVAMRCQHIGADVLDLAETMVASDGLEYEPVIFELSPQQRLWHRTLLLIQDRLREEHSLQDVLFKSILKGSPTALPPREDTPTQPLSACRIHGHLYVNKVAGNFHITVGKAIPHPRGHAHLAALVSHETYNFSHRIDHLSFGEEVPGILNPLDGTEKICADHNQMFQYFITVVPTKLHTYKISADTHQYSVTERVGPHTPVLCHRAGRSPHTSTLSQSG